Part of the Rhabdothermincola salaria genome is shown below.
CGTCGCCGTCGATCTCGCCGGCCACGATGAGCGGCAGCATGGCCGGATCGATGGGATCGGGGAGGTCGATCTGGAGGGGCTCGGACAGCTCCGGCGGGGCCTCGTAGCCCTCGCCCACCTTCAGCTCGAGGGCCCGCAGGACCCGGCGGGCGTGGCCCGCTTCCTCCCGGCCGTTGCGCCGCAGGAGCACCGCGGCCTCCTCGTCGCCGATGCGGTCGGCGAGCACGTCGTAGAACGCCACCCCGCTGTTCTCGAGGCGCACCAGGAGCTCCATGTCGGCCACGTCGAGACGTTCGACGGCGGCCAGCTGGAGCGAGGCGGAGAGGAAGTCCATGGCGCCATCATGGTCCACATCGCCCGGCGCCGGACGCGAAGAACCCGCCTCGTCGAGGCGGGTTCCGGCGGAGGGAGTGGGATTCGAACCCACGGTGAGTTTCCCCACACACGCTTTCCAAGCGTGCCGATTCGGCCGCTCTCGCACCCCTCCAGGTGCCACCCGCCCGGGGAGCCGGGCGGACGATCGCAGCGATGAGGGTATCGTGTCGCAAGGCCCGCTCTCGCGTGTGGCGGTCGGGTCCTGTGCAATCGAAGCCTGTGAACCGAGTCAGGGCCGGAAGGCAGCAGCTCTCAGCGGGACCTTCGATGTGCCGCAGGTCGCCTGACCGTCACACGGGGGAGCGGGCCCGGCCGCGCCCGGGCCTCTCCCCGCCAGACCCCGGGCCGATCCGCCGCCGGTGAGCCCGGGATCCGGAGGGCGCCGTCACCGACGATCGGTAGGCTCGGATCCCGATGTCGTACCAGTCGCTCTACCGTCGCTACCGTCCCCGCCGCTTCGCCGAGGTGCGCGGCCAGCAGCACCTGGTCTCGGCCCTGCGCAACGCCGTGCGCGAAGACCGTGTGGGCCACGCCTACCTGCTCAGCGGCCCCCGGGGCACGGGCAAGACCTCCACCGCTCGCATCCTGGCCAAGGTCCTCAACTGCGAGAACCCGGTCGACGGCGAGCCGTGCTGCGAGTGCCCGTCGTGCGTGGCCATCGAGGCCGGCACCAGCTTCGACGTCCACGAGCTCGACGCCGCCTCCAACAACGGCGTGGAAGCCGTGCGAGAGCTCATCGCCAAGGCGTCGCTGGGCACCCCGGGGCGCACCAAGGTGTACATCCTCGACGAGGTCCACATGCTCTCGAGCGCGGCGTCGAACGCCTTGCTCAAGACCCTCGAGGAGCCGCCCGAGCACGTGGTGTTCGTGCTGGCCACCACCGATCCGCAGAAGGTGCTGCCCACCATCCGCAGCCGCACCCAGCACTTCGAGGTGCACCTGCTGCCGGCCACCGACCTCGAGTCGCTGGTCGACGACGTCGTCGCCGACGCCGGCCTCGACGTCGACGAGGTGGGCAAGGCCTACGTGCTGCGCGCCGGTGGCGGGTCGGCCCGCGACACCCTCTCGGCGCTCGACCGCGTCGTGGCCGCCGGCGGGGTGCCCGACGAGGCCGACGCCCTCGACGAGCTGGTCGAGGCGCTCTGCGACCGCGACACCGCACGGGCGCTCGTCGCCGTCGACGCCGCGCTGGCCCGCGGCCGCAGCCCCCGGGTCCTCGGTGAGTCGCTCATCGCCCGCCTGCGCGACGTGTTCCTCGCCGCGGTGCGGGCCGACCTGTCCCGCCTCACCGAGGCCGACCAACAACGCTGCCACGACCACGCCGAACGCCTCGGAGCCGCCGGTGCCACCCGGGCGCTCGAGGTCCTCGGCGACGCCTTCGTCGGTATCCAGGACGCCCTCGACCCGCGCATCCCGCTCGAGGTCGCCCTCGTCCGTCTCACCCGGGCCGACGCCGACACCTCCCCCGCGGCGCTCGCCGAACGGCTCACCCGTCTCGAACGGGCCCTCGCCGAGGGCGGCACGGTCGCCGCGCCGGCCGCCCCTCGCAGACCGGCGCCGTCAGCAGCCCCCGCCTCGGACGCCACACCCGCTCCGGATCCGGCGCCCGCCAGCGCCGCCGCGCCCGCAGCCCCGTCCACCTCGGCGTCTCCCGCCGAGGCCGAGCCCGAGAACGAGGACGACGGGCCGACCGCCCCCACCGGCCCCGGGCCGCGGTCCGGTGCGGGAGGACGACCGGGCGACGTGGCCCGCGAGCAGCTGGCCCGGGCCCGCGGCGCCGAGGGGGCACCTGCTCGCCCGCCCGCACCGGCCGACCCGGTCGCCACCGAGCGACCCCCCTCCCCTCCGCCCCGGCGCCCCGGACCCCCGTCCCGCCGTGCCCCCGGGGCTCCCGCGCCGTCCCCCCGGCCCGACCGCACGCCGGCTCCGACGCCGCCGTCCGCTGCACCCGGTCCGCCGTCGGCCGACCCGCCCGCCGACGCGCCTACCGCGGCCACCACCACGCCCCCGTCGGGCCAGGCCCTGCCCGACCGCGACATGCTCACCATCGCGTGGGGCGACACCGTGCTGAGTTCGCTCCCCCAGAAGGCCAAGGTGCGCTTCGCGGGCGGCCGGTGGGTCACGGTCGAGGACGGCGTCGCCGTGTTCGGGCTGCCCAACGCGGTGCACGCCCAGCGCTGCGAGGAGTGCCGCCCGGACGTCGAGACCGCCTTGGCGGCCCACTTCGGCACCGCGGTCCCGGTCCGTCTCGTCGTCGACGAGCACGCCGAAGCCCCCCCGACACCCGGGGCGCCGTCGCGCAGCACCCCCGACCACACCGAGGCCGACGACGACATCGACGTGAGCCAACTGG
Proteins encoded:
- a CDS encoding ferritin-like domain-containing protein, producing the protein MDFLSASLQLAAVERLDVADMELLVRLENSGVAFYDVLADRIGDEEAAVLLRRNGREEAGHARRVLRALELKVGEGYEAPPELSEPLQIDLPDPIDPAMLPLIVAGEIDGDAGYQGWADHEDDPEVARLLRLNGREETKHADRLREVMAILESRTP
- the dnaX gene encoding DNA polymerase III subunit gamma/tau, producing the protein MSYQSLYRRYRPRRFAEVRGQQHLVSALRNAVREDRVGHAYLLSGPRGTGKTSTARILAKVLNCENPVDGEPCCECPSCVAIEAGTSFDVHELDAASNNGVEAVRELIAKASLGTPGRTKVYILDEVHMLSSAASNALLKTLEEPPEHVVFVLATTDPQKVLPTIRSRTQHFEVHLLPATDLESLVDDVVADAGLDVDEVGKAYVLRAGGGSARDTLSALDRVVAAGGVPDEADALDELVEALCDRDTARALVAVDAALARGRSPRVLGESLIARLRDVFLAAVRADLSRLTEADQQRCHDHAERLGAAGATRALEVLGDAFVGIQDALDPRIPLEVALVRLTRADADTSPAALAERLTRLERALAEGGTVAAPAAPRRPAPSAAPASDATPAPDPAPASAAAPAAPSTSASPAEAEPENEDDGPTAPTGPGPRSGAGGRPGDVAREQLARARGAEGAPARPPAPADPVATERPPSPPPRRPGPPSRRAPGAPAPSPRPDRTPAPTPPSAAPGPPSADPPADAPTAATTTPPSGQALPDRDMLTIAWGDTVLSSLPQKAKVRFAGGRWVTVEDGVAVFGLPNAVHAQRCEECRPDVETALAAHFGTAVPVRLVVDEHAEAPPTPGAPSRSTPDHTEADDDIDVSQLADADDVADTGLDRVTSVFPGAELVDDGTDQLL